The nucleotide window ACGGGGAGTGAAACGACCCGTGAGCAGCCGCTCCGTTCGGGCCTTCGGCCCTCACTCCGCGGTTCGGTGTGCTAGTGCCGGACCGCTCCGCGACCGCTCCGCTGCCGCCCCACCCCGAACTGTTTCGGGTCGGCGACGTTCCGCAACCGCCTCCGCGACCGCTCCGCTGCCGCCCCACCCCGGACTGTTTCGGGTCGGCGACGTTCCGCGGCCGCCGCCGCGGCCGCTCGGCCGTGAACTGCCTCGGGTCAGTGGTGGTCCGTGGCCGCCACGGCTCCGCCTCGACTCCAGCGCCGTCTGCTCGCCAGCAGTGGCGGTCGAACGGAGACGGACGGAGAGAGGCGTCGGCCGCTCACGCGAAGAAGAACTGTACGCCGATCGGGGTGACGACCGCAAAGAGGGCCTGGAGCGGGCCGCCGACGCGGACGTAGTCCGTGAAGCGGTACCCCCCGGGCCCGTAGACGAACAGATTCGTCTGGTAGCCGACGGGCGTCATGAACGCCGTGCTCGCGGCGAACGTGACGGCCATGGCGAACGCCAACGGATTCTGTCCCAGATCGACCGCCGCCTGGATCGCCACGGGGATCATCAACACGACACTCGCGTTGTTGCTGACGACGTTCGTCAGCGTCGCCGTGACGACGTAGAACAACGCCAGAATCGCCAACGGCGGCAACACCGCCGCGGCGTCGACCACGAGCCCCGCCAGTAGTCCGGCCGCCCCCGAGGTCTGGAGCGCGATCCCCAACGGAATCACGCCCGCCAACAGGAAGATCACGTCCCAGTGGACGGACTCGTACACCTCCTGCGGATCCAGACAGCCCGTCACCACCATCGCCAACGACCCCGCGAGCCCGGTGACGACGATCGGTGCCACGTCCAGCGCCGCCAGCCCGACGACCGCCGCGACGATCCCGACCGCGACCCGTGTCTTCCCGCTGCGTTCCGCCTCTCGGTCCGCCTGCGCCGCGACGATGAAATCCCGGCTGTCGTCCAACCGACCGATCGCGTCGACCGACGCCTCCACGAGCAACGTGTCGCCCGGCTCCAGTTGGACGGCGTCCAACCGCTCGCGGACCAGTTCCTGGCCCCGCCGAATCGCCAACACCGTCGCGTTGTACTGCTGTCTGAACGAGACTGACGCCAACGACTCCCCGACGAGCTCCGTCCCCGGCGCGACCACCACCTCGACGAGATTCTGACCCGACTCCGGCGTCTCCAACTCCGCGTCGTCCACCGTCGCGTCCGGCACCAGCTCCAGCCCCTCCACGTCCGACAGCTCCACGAGCGTGTCGCGGTCCGTCCGGAGAGCGAACACGTCGCCTCCGCGGATCTCCTTGGCCCCCAACGGCTCCACGAACACCTCCGCCCCGCGGATCAACTGCACCACGTCCAGATCGTACAGGGTCTCCCGCAGCGCGTCCGACACCCGTTGGCCCACCAACGGCGAGTCCTCCCGGACGACCACCTCCGTCAGGTACTCCCGGACCTGGTACTCGTCTGTCAGGTCGCCGCTGGGTTCGACCCGGGCGGGAGTGAGCCACCGTCCGACCGTGAGGAGATAGAGGGTGCCGACGATCAAGAGAACCGCGCCGAGCCCGGTGAACTCGAACATCCCGAAGCTGCGCGCGACCGCCTCCGGAGCCAGCCGGGCGTACAGATCCGACGCCAGGACGTTCGTCGACGTGCCCACGAGCGTGAGCGTCCCGCCGACCATCGAGGCGTACGACAACGGGAGCAACAGCTTCGACGGCGAAGTGCCTCCGCGGTCGGCGATCTCCGACACCATCGGCAGCAGGATCGCCACCGCGGCAGTGTTGTTGACGAAGCCGGAGACGGGCGCGACGAGCCCGATGGTGGCGCCGAGCTGCCGGGACTCGTCGTCGCCCGTCAGCTCCCGCACGCGGTCGCCCAGCCGCCGGACGAGCCCGGTCCGACGCACCCCCTCGCTCAACACGAACATCGCCAGCACGGTCAGGGTCGCGGCGTTGGCGAACCCCGACAGCCCCTGTTCGACCGTGACGAGCTGGATCGGCTCGGCCAGCAGCCCCAGGTCCGTCAGCGTCTCCGTGGCCGGGCCGACGAGCAACAGCGTCACGGCGACGCCGAGCGCGACCACGTCCGGCGGGTACGGCTCCGTGGCGAACAACACGAGTGTCACCACGACGATCAGACTGACGAGGATCACGGCCGGCGTCACTGCCACGCGACTCCAGTGTGTTCGGGCGGTCTTAAAGGGCCGCGTCTCTGTGAGCGTTCGTCTCGGCGGGAGCCCCGCTGTTCGTGTGACTCTCTGTCTGGATCGTGTCTGCGAACAGCCTGGAAGCCCCGCGATTCGGTCGATTCTCTGCTTTCATCGTGTCTGCGAACAGCCTGGAAGCCCCGCGATTCGGTCGATTCTCTGCTTTCATCGTGTCTGCGAACAGCCTGGAAGCCCCGCGATTCGGTCGATTCTCTGCTTTCATCGTGTCTGCGAACAGCCTGGAAGCCCCGCGATTCGGTCGATTCTCTGCTTTCATCGTGTCTGCGAACAGCCTGGAAGCCCCGCGGGTCTGCGCTCGGTACGCTCGCTGCGCTCCTCGGTCGCTCACGGCTCGCGGCTCACTACGTTCGCCGCTCGCCGTCGAGGCCTCCCTCCGGTCGGCCTCGCACTCGCTCCCTGCGGTGCTTGCATCGCGTGCCTTCGCGCAGACCCGCGCCCCTTCCAGTCCCACCCCGTGGAGAGTCGCAACGAGCGTTCGCTGACCCGACTGTCGACTGACAACATCCTGTTGGACAGTCGGGGCTCAGTACATCCCCACCCCTCCCCGCACGGCGGCCCCAGAGGGCCGCCGCGCGCGTCCTGTGGACTATCGGTGAGCGTGCGCTCGGTAGACAGTCATCCCGGGCGCGCGCCGCGCTCGCGGTTCTGCGAGCGCGAGCGCGCGAGGGACGAGCACCGCAGGGAGCGAGTGCGAGGCCGACCGGAGGGAGGCCTCGACGGCGAGCGGCGAACGTAGTGAGCCGCGAGCCGTGAGCGACCGAGGAGCGCAGGAGGCTGGGGAGGATTGAGGATGCGGTCTCGGGTGGGACTGAAAGGGGCGTCGCGTTGCGACCCTCCGACGACGCAAGCACCGCAGCCGAGTGACTGGAGGGAACGAGGCGAGGAGCACAGCGAGTCAGAGGGTCGCAACGCGACGGGGCTTTCGGCCTGTTCGCAGTTCCACGCTAAACGGAAGAGACGACTGACAGCGGGGCTCTCAGCCTGCTAGTAGCCTCACTTCAGACTGGAAGGAAGACACACCAGACCGATCATTCGATCTGTGACTGCCAGTCCGAGATCCGGTCCACACCGACCCCGTCGACCTCGTCGGCCAGCGTCTCGGGATCGGCGTCCGCCAGGTCCCCCACGTCCTCCACACCGGCAGCCTGGAGCTTCTCCGCAGTCTTCTCCCCGATCCCGTCGATCGTCTCCAGCTCCGAGCCGGCCTGGCGGGCCTGGTACTCTCGGTAGTTGCAGATCGGACACCCCAGCTCCCACGGGTCGTCCCCGTCCTCGACCACGAGGTGCGGGAGGTCGTGATCCGCGCACCGCTCCTCGGTCACCTCGATCTCTCCGCGGCGCGGCAGCGGCAGCGAGTACTCACAGTCCGGGTACCGGGTGCAGCCGACGAGTCGGTTGCCCGACCGGAGCTGTTTGATCGCCAGCTCGCCGCCGTCCGTCTCCCCGCAGTCCGGACAGGCGCCGATCACGACGTCGTCCGTCGCGTCCGCCTCCTCGGCCTTGCAGGCGGGACAGCCGTGGACGAACGTCTTCCGGCCCGCCAGCATCTTGACGTGCGCGAGGTCGTGGTCCTCGCAGCTCTCCTCCAACACGAGGGGCTTGCCGGTCGAGGGGAGCGGGAGCGTGAACTCACAGTCCGGGTAGCCGTCACAGCCGACGAAGTACGACCCGCCGCGGGCCTGACGGACGAGGAGGTCGTGGTCGCTCTCGGGACACGGACCGAGCCGTTTGTCCGCCTTCAGCGACTCCCGCAGGTGGTCGCCCACCTCCTCGCGGGAGTCGGTCAGCTCCTCGAA belongs to Halobaculum sp. MBLA0143 and includes:
- a CDS encoding SLC13 family permease; this encodes MAVTPAVILVSLIVVVTLVLFATEPYPPDVVALGVAVTLLLVGPATETLTDLGLLAEPIQLVTVEQGLSGFANAATLTVLAMFVLSEGVRRTGLVRRLGDRVRELTGDDESRQLGATIGLVAPVSGFVNNTAAVAILLPMVSEIADRGGTSPSKLLLPLSYASMVGGTLTLVGTSTNVLASDLYARLAPEAVARSFGMFEFTGLGAVLLIVGTLYLLTVGRWLTPARVEPSGDLTDEYQVREYLTEVVVREDSPLVGQRVSDALRETLYDLDVVQLIRGAEVFVEPLGAKEIRGGDVFALRTDRDTLVELSDVEGLELVPDATVDDAELETPESGQNLVEVVVAPGTELVGESLASVSFRQQYNATVLAIRRGQELVRERLDAVQLEPGDTLLVEASVDAIGRLDDSRDFIVAAQADREAERSGKTRVAVGIVAAVVGLAALDVAPIVVTGLAGSLAMVVTGCLDPQEVYESVHWDVIFLLAGVIPLGIALQTSGAAGLLAGLVVDAAAVLPPLAILALFYVVTATLTNVVSNNASVVLMIPVAIQAAVDLGQNPLAFAMAVTFAASTAFMTPVGYQTNLFVYGPGGYRFTDYVRVGGPLQALFAVVTPIGVQFFFA